The Nostoc sp. 'Lobaria pulmonaria (5183) cyanobiont' DNA window TCTATTGCAGTTATGCGGAAATTTCTGTAAACCCAACAAAATCAACAATATCGATAGATTTATCGTAGTATACTCAAATTTGAGATCCAGAGGGAATGCAACCTTATTAATCTATATACTTAATTATTGAGATTAATAGTCAATTATTGAAGTACCGATCCAGAATCATCATGAAATCTTTGCACCGCCCCGATCTCTATAGCTGGTCTAATTTCAATCCGGCAAGAAATATTGATTTCAATGGGATTGCCTGGATTCGCCCAGATGGCAACATCTTGATTGACCCAGTAGCCCTATCAAACCATGATTGGAATCATCTGAAATCTCTCGGTGGTGTGGTTTGGATTGTGCTGACGAATTCTGAGCACGTCAGGGCAAGTAAAGAAATTGCCGATCAAACCTATGCTAAAATCGCTGGTCCTCTGGCAGAAAAAGACGCTTTTCCTATACCTTGCGATCGCTGGCTATCTGATGGTGAAGAATTTGTCCCAGGACTGGAGGTGATTGAACTCAATGGTTCTAAAACTCCCGGTGAATTGGCTCTGTTACTGGAAGAGACAACTTTAATTACAGGGGATTTAGTCAGGGCACGCAAAGCAGGTAGCTTGACGATTTTACCAGATGACAAGCTGCTGAATCGAGAGGAGGCTGTTGCTTCTGTTCACAGGTTGGCTCAACTGAGTCGGGTAGAAGCAGTGCTGGTGGGGGATGGTTGGCCCGTCTTTCGGGATGGACGCGATCGCTTGCAGGATCTTGTAGCGACATTGTAAATGAGTGGAGGCGATCGTCGGTTTGAATGTTGGGGGAGTTGAGGCAATACTTTCTGCCTAACAGACTTTTGCCCAAACTCCTCCAATTCTTTAGAGAAGCGCTGCTTTGATTTTGCTACTAAACCGCCTCTACCTTGAAAACCATAGTTTTTTGGAATTAGAGTAAAGCTCATAACTCAAGCCACCACCGAATAATATACTCTGCTTAAAAACTCCAGGTTTCAAAATCGACGAGGTTTAATACTGAAATCTGATGGCACTATCGATAATTTGTTATCAATATATTAACAGTTAATAACTTGACCGACTAGCTAAATCAAGAGGGGAAGAATGAAC harbors:
- a CDS encoding MBL fold metallo-hydrolase; the protein is MKSLHRPDLYSWSNFNPARNIDFNGIAWIRPDGNILIDPVALSNHDWNHLKSLGGVVWIVLTNSEHVRASKEIADQTYAKIAGPLAEKDAFPIPCDRWLSDGEEFVPGLEVIELNGSKTPGELALLLEETTLITGDLVRARKAGSLTILPDDKLLNREEAVASVHRLAQLSRVEAVLVGDGWPVFRDGRDRLQDLVATL